In Lepidochelys kempii isolate rLepKem1 chromosome 10, rLepKem1.hap2, whole genome shotgun sequence, a single window of DNA contains:
- the CHST12 gene encoding carbohydrate sulfotransferase 12 has protein sequence MTKARLFRLSVVLGSVFMILLIIVYWDNVGTAHFYLHTSFSRPHVPDTPPTAAQDEEREGLLDMDEFLEKLLSSGLRQNGPLNRKTEQAPLQGSSRPDLGNLEENVRGYDWSTRITRVSLDQEKLQAERRRALREFCANSSFTFPAKERSFDDIPNYELNHLIVDDRHGIIYCYVPKVACTNWKRVMIVLSESLLDQGVPYRDPLDIPREHVHNSSTHLTFNKFWRRYGKFSRHLMKIKLKKYTKFLFVRDPFVRLISAFRSKFELENEEFYRRFAIPMLKLYSNHTNLPTSVSEAFKAGLKVSFPDFIQYLLDPRTEKMAPFNEHWRQVYRLCHPCQIDYDFVGKLETLNEDAAHLLQLLKVDRLLHFPPSYRNRTASSWEEDWFAKIPLAWRQQLYKLYEADFVLFGYPKPENLLKD, from the coding sequence ATGACCAAAGCACGGCTGTTCCGCCTCTCGGTGGTGCTGGGTTCCGTGTTCATGATTCTGCTGATCATTGTGTACTGGGACAACGTGGGGACAGCTCATTTCTACCTGCACACGTCCTTCTCCAGGCCTCATGTCCCGGACACTCCGCCCACCGCTGCTCAGGATGAAGAACGCGAAGGCTTGTTGGACATGGATGAGTTTTTAGAGAAGCTTCTGAGTTCTGGCCTGAGGCAGAATGGTCCCTTGAACAGAAAGACGGAGCAGGCCCCactgcagggctccagcaggcctGACTTGGGCAACCTGGAGGAGAACGTGAGAGGCTATGACTGGTCCACCCGCATTACCAGAGTGAGCCTGGACCAGGAGAAGCTGCAGGCTGAGCGGCGGAGGGCACTGCGGGAGTTCTGTGCCAATTCCAGTTTCACCTTCCCCGCTAAGGAGCGTTCCTTTGACGACATTCCCAACTACGAGCTGAACCACCTGATCGTGGACGACCGCCACGGCATCATCTACTGCTATGTCCCCAAGGTGGCCTGCACCAACTGGAAGCGGGTGATGATCGTGCTGAGTGAGAGCCTGCTGGATCAGGGTGTCCCCTACCGGGACCCCCTGGATATTCCCCGAGAGCATGTCCACAACTCCAGCACCCACCTGACTTTCAACAAGTTCTGGCGCCGCTACGGGAAGTTCTCCCGCCACCTCATGAAGATCAAGCTGAAGAAATACACCAAGTTCCTCTTTGTACGTGACCCCTTTGTGCGGCTCATCTCTGCCTTCCGCAGCAAGTTCGAGCTGGAGAATGAGGAGTTCTACCGGCGCTTTGCCATACCCATGTTGAAGCTCTACTCCAACCACACCAACCTCCCCACGTCTGTTAGCGAGGCCTTCAAGGCGGGCCTCAAAGTCTCCTTCCCTGACTTCATCCAGTACTTACTGGACCCCCGGACAGAGAAGATGGCCCCTTTCAATGAGCACTGGAGACAGGTTTACCGCTTGTGTCACCCGTGCCAGATAGACTATGACTTTGTCGGGAAGCTGGAGACCCTCAACGAAGATGCAGCTCATCTGCTGCAGCTTCTCAAGGTGGACAGGCTCCTCCACTTCCCCCCCAGCTACCGGAACAGgactgccagcagctgggaggaggaCTGGTTTGCCAAAATTCCTCTGGCCTGGAGGCAGCAGCTCTACAAACTTTACGAGGCTGATTTTGTACTCTTTGGCTACCCCAAGCCAGAAAATCTTCTTAAAGACTAA